GCCAAGGGCGTGGTCTGCCCGATGTTCAGACGGTTCTTCAGACATGGCCCCCAAACTGGCCCCGGCCTGATCCACCAGCCACGCCCGCAGGCCCCCGGCTGAGGACAATGGCCCGTACCCGGTGCCCAGAGCTGCCACCGTTCCCTGCGGGCCGGAAACAAATTCGTCTGCCAGCCCATGCACAAGGGCCGCGCCTGTGGGGGTAACAAGCTCTTCGCGCGAGTCTGTGGCAAAAACGGGTTTGCCCCGCATCAAAAATGCCGTTGCGGGTCGAGGCAGGGGAATAATGCCGTGGCAGCCTGTCACGCTGCCAGTAAACCAGGGCAGGGGCGAGACAGTGAGCCTTTCCACCCCGAGCGCATCAAGCCCGTAGGCCACGCCGAGAATATGAATCAAGGTATGCGCCGTATGGGGCTTGTTCTGCACACCGTCGGCCCAGCTCTCGCCAAGCTCCGCAGCGTCCACGACATCTACGAAATTGGCGGCATCTACAGGTAGCTGGCGCGCATGGGCGCAGGATTCGGCAAGGGCGAGCGCAACGGCCAGCGCACGCTGCCGCACCCGGTCGCGCACGTCCACCCTTGAAAAAATTTCAGTAAAATCAGGCAGACAACAGGGTTGCTGTGCCCCTTCCTGCCAGTGAATATTCACCCTGCAGCCCGGGCCGCCGGGGGCAAGGGCACCCACAACCTCAATGCCGCACGGCAGCCCCGCGCGGGCCAGAGCAGCTGCCAGCGGCTCAAAGTCCACCCCCAAATGGGCAAGGGCGGCAAGGGTCGCCGGGCCGCTGATGCCCGCACTGCAATCAAGATGTAAAAGCATATCGGCCCCTTCAAACTTTGGCTGTTCACGCAACTAATAGTTACGCACTTGTGCAGTAATGGCACATTGGTATATACAAAAACTGTGCGTGGCCCCTTCGGCCACGCCGTCATAACCTGAAACATATCCCCCCGGAGGGAAAGCATGCCTGTAAAGAATTGGATGACCACCGATGTTGTCAGCGTTGGCCCCGATACATCGCTGCTCAAAGTGGGCAAGCTCATGAAGGATCACCACATCCGCCGCATTCCGGTTGTGGACGAACAGGGTCAGGTCGTTGGCATCATCTCTGACCGCGACGTGCGCGATGCCTCTCCCTCCAAGGCCACCACGCTCGACATGTACGAAATGCACTACCTGCTGGCCGAGCTGAAAGCCAAAAACATTATGACGGCCAAGCCCATCACCGTCAAACCCACCGACACTGTCGAGCAGGCCGCCCTGATCATGCTGGACAACAAGGTTGGCGGGCTGCCCGTGGTTGATGACGCCGGCAAGCTGGTGGGCATCATTTCTGACCACGACGTGTTCAAGGCCATGGTAGACATCACCGGC
The window above is part of the Desulfovibrio sp. genome. Proteins encoded here:
- a CDS encoding LarC family nickel insertion protein; the encoded protein is MLLHLDCSAGISGPATLAALAHLGVDFEPLAAALARAGLPCGIEVVGALAPGGPGCRVNIHWQEGAQQPCCLPDFTEIFSRVDVRDRVRQRALAVALALAESCAHARQLPVDAANFVDVVDAAELGESWADGVQNKPHTAHTLIHILGVAYGLDALGVERLTVSPLPWFTGSVTGCHGIIPLPRPATAFLMRGKPVFATDSREELVTPTGAALVHGLADEFVSGPQGTVAALGTGYGPLSSAGGLRAWLVDQAGASLGAMSEEPSEHRADHALGGNESVIQLESHIDHLNGEDLGMALTALSAMTEVLDVLWLPGVGKKNRPAGLLRVLCLPEQRRNVADAVLRHTHTLGLRVQCLERMVAPRHAAMAEVAGQRLPAKEYVIDGQTYVRPEADALEAAARQRGVGVPALRNARVKGG
- a CDS encoding CBS and ACT domain-containing protein, with product MPVKNWMTTDVVSVGPDTSLLKVGKLMKDHHIRRIPVVDEQGQVVGIISDRDVRDASPSKATTLDMYEMHYLLAELKAKNIMTAKPITVKPTDTVEQAALIMLDNKVGGLPVVDDAGKLVGIISDHDVFKAMVDITGARLGGLQFAVELPDQPGTARPLFDLLRAHNARILSVLTVSNPDGNRHMFVRVRDLENAQSEQDLIDGVNKLGKVLYCQH